A genomic window from Diospyros lotus cultivar Yz01 chromosome 2, ASM1463336v1, whole genome shotgun sequence includes:
- the LOC127794539 gene encoding transcription factor MYB24-like, with the protein MGHHKCCSKQKVKRGLWSPEEDEKLINYISTYGGHGCWSSVPRLAGLQRCGKSCRLRWINYLRPDLKRGSFSQQEAALVVELHSILGNRWAQIAKHLPGRTDNEVKNFWNSSIKKKLLSHHHHALSGLATFPNFTFSLNANPSLIPCPVGQKDQVYNPNPSSSLLLQGFDIIDHGEILKMDQMINFDANLAPNIPEPPIPLPLDQASYNYFSWPLMNQNVLKQGESFILTEAANPYDLPIVPKLCEMINCAMPSSSLSHEVDPITSLSCLPSGSNPGDLHMPAANSRIEYINAIMSSLPSSSLSSSSSSSSLSPLPSSQFAANPNLPASLEP; encoded by the exons atggggcATCACAAATGCTGCAGCAAGCAAAAGGTGAAGAGGGGGCTATGGTCACCAGAGGAAGATGAGAAGCTCATCAACTACATCTCTACCTACGGCGGCCATGGTTGCTGGAGCTCAGTCCCCAGACTTGCAG GTCTGCAGAGATGTGGAAAGAGCTGCAGATTGAGATGGATAAATTACCTTAGGCCTGACCTTAAACGAGGGAGCTTCTCTCAGCAAGAAGCAGCTCTCGTCGTTGAGCTCCACAGCATTCTAGGAAACAG ATGGGCTCAGATAGCCAAGCACCTGCCCGGAAGAACAGACAATGAGGTGAAGAACTTTTGGAATTCAAGCATCAAGAAGAAGCTCCtctctcatcatcatcatgctCTCTCTGGTCTGGCCACATTTCCTAATTTCACTTTCTCTCTAAATGCAAACCCTAGTTTGATCCCATGTCCAGTAGGACAGAAAGACCAGGTTTACAATCCAAACCCATCATCTTCGCTActtcttcaaggctttgatatTATCGATCATGGGGAAATTCTTAAGATGGACCAAATGATCAATTTTGATGCCAATTTGGCTCCTAATATTCCTGAGCCTCCAATCCCACTGCCTCTAGACCAAGCTTCGTATAATTACTTCTCATGGCCTCTAATGAACCAAAATGTTCTTAAACAAGGGGAGAGCTTCATACTCACCGAGGCTGCCAATCCATATGATTTGCCCATTGTGCCAAAGCTCTGTGAGATGATCAACTGTGCCATGCCATCTTCATCTCTCTCACATGAAGTTGATCCGATTACAAGCCTTTCATGTCTTCCATCCGGGTCTAATCCAGGTGATCTGCACATGCCAGCAGCCAACAGCAGAATCGAGTACATCAACGCGATAATGTCATCGCTCCCATCGTCGTCCTTGTCATCCTCGTCGTCCTCGTCCTCATTGTCACCATTGCCATCCAGCCAATTTGCTGCGAACCCTAATCTTCCCGCAAGCTTGGAGCCTTAG